The following are encoded together in the Mycosarcoma maydis chromosome 4, whole genome shotgun sequence genome:
- a CDS encoding uncharacterized protein (related to NUG1 - Nuclear GTPase (involved in Ribosome biogenesis)) — protein MGRQQRKEDRQARKRTKISATQSHAKNASASSNAVGKQTNNAGFVFNKNQFASLINKGKAKQQQMQQRQHVATQAQTANSNRANTHMDVAAFDAAEASAAAAARLRGEIAGAAATSNSHDLDSDRMHDDLDTSFAPPGSLLDPMLTGRRDSSIKAYMRELRKVVDNADVLLQVLDARDPLGCRSLETERMLLRAGKKIVLILNKIDLVPKSNVEAWLKYLRHDFPTLAFKASTQSQRTNLSQGALTVNSSAKGGADVITGGSEAIGAGALLQLIKNYSRSLNLKTSIAVGVFGAPNVGKSSLINSLKRARVCSVASTPGHTKVVQSVMLDKSVRLLDCPGIVFSDESVSGAASLGLSSQEIQIRRQSALLRNVVKVELVQDPITPVEAIMARVEPAHLMSVYGLEWFQQGDAQDLLMRIAVQRGRMGRGGKIDIQGTARSVLHDWNVGRIQYYTHPPALHRSAILSEHNAPVDALTKSIGGQEQDVNKQLEKSSKILSGFSEAFDLAGLLGEADAEVFGVGTGESLNLPDAPAPRYAQEEEEDEIDDPQSVTTRLVEVPRPTSAEADTSRRSTLGKRSRLSDPQDSDSDDDFSAIPSHRRVPGLDPGADDDDDDPIHADLASQNDLVPDPTNINAWNDKLATKASAISVSSKRNAELSLAFSAQELAQMAPLSGAARRKMKKLKKRADRAGAGLVGQFEHQKLEESDAAFAKSEIELVKGVGGGMFGNLAKTTKTGQEKERNTTEKQRATGSMFDVLLEGQDMDSEEQDEEQEQEKEKAVPTAGGAAAEDDYEEEL, from the coding sequence ATGGGTCGACAGCAAAGGAAAGAAGATCGCCAGGCACGCAAAAGGACCAAGATATCGGCTACTCAGTCGCATGCCAAGAATgcctcggcctcttcaAACGCTGTTGGCAAGCAGACCAACAATGCTGGGTTTGTGTTCAACAAGAATCAGTTCGCCAGCTTGATCAACAAGGGCAAGGCGAAACAGCAACAGATGCAACAGCGACAACATGTTGCTACCCAAGCACAAACCGCGAATTCGAATCGTGCCAACACGCATATGGATGTTGCTGCGTTCGATGCAGCCGAGGcaagtgctgctgcagctgcaaggCTGAGAGGCGAGATTGCGGGGGCGGCCGCGACGTCCAACTCACACGATCTGGATTCGGACCGCATGCATGACGACCTTGATACAAGCTTTGCACCACCAGGTTCACTACTCGATCCGATGCTCACAGGAAGGCGCGACAGCTCCATCAAGGCCTACATGCGCGAGCTTCGTAAAGTGGTCGACAACGCCGATGTCTTGCTCCAAGTGCTCGATGCACGCGATCCGCTCGGATGTCGATCGCTAGAAACCGAACGGATGCTCCTCCGTGCCGGAAAGAAAATCGTTCTGATCCTCAACAAGATCGATCTGGTCCCCAAATCCAACGTCGAAGCGTGGCTCAAGTACCTGCGACACGATTTCCCTACGCTCGCCTTCAAAGCCTCCACCCAATCCCAACGTACCAATCTATCCCAAGGCGCCCTGACCGTCAACTCTTCGGCGAAAGGTGGAGCAGATGTCATCACGGGCGGCTCTGAAGCCATTGGTGCAGGAGCGCTGCTTCAACTCATCAAAAACTACTCTCGCAGTCTCAACCTAAAAACTTCAATCGCGGTCGGTGTATTTGGGGCTCCCAATGTGGGCAAATCTTCGCTCATCAATTCACTCAAACGCGCTCGTGTCTGCAGCGTTGCTTCCACTCCCGGCCATACCAAAGTTGTTCAGAGTGTGATGCTCGACAAATCGGTGCGCTTATTGGATTGCCCGGGCATCGTGTTTTCCGACGAGTCCGTCTCTGGAGCTGCATCGCTAGGACTGTCGTCACAAGAGATTCAAATTCGCCGTCAATCCGCTCTGCTTCGGAACGTGGTCAAAGTGGAACTCGTCCAAGATCCCATTACGCCGGTAGAAGCCATCATGGCACGTGTCGAGCCCGCACATCTGATGTCCGTCTATGGTCTCGAATGGTTCCAGCAAGGAGATGCGCAAGACTTGCTGATGCGCATTGCCGTACAGCGCGGTCGGATGGGTCGAGGAGGCAAAATCGATATCCAAGGAACAGCACGTAGCGTGTTGCACGACTGGAATGTCGGCCGCATTCAGTACTACACGCATCCGCCCGCGCTGCATCGTTCGGCGATCTTGTCGGAGCACAACGCGCCAGTGGATGCGCTGACAAAAAGTATTGGaggccaagagcaagatgtGAACAAGCAGTTGGAAAAGAGTTCCAAGATCTTGAGTGGCTTCAGTGAAGCGTTTGATCTGGCGGGGTTGTTAGGAGAGGCGGATGCCGAGGTATTTGGCGTGGGAACTGGCGAGTCTTTGAACCTGCCAGATGCTCCTGCACCGAGGTATGCacaagaggaagaggaagatgagATTGATGATCCCCAATCCGTCACCACTCGTCTCGTCGAGGTGCCAAGACCGACGTCAGCAGAAGCGGACACATCACGACGTTCAACTTTGGGCAAACGTTCGCGCCTATCTGATCCGCAagactcggactcggacgaTGACTTTTCAGCAATCCCATCTCATCGTCGCGTTCCTGGCTTAGATCCCGGggctgatgacgacgacgacgatccTATTCATGCCGATCTTGCCTCGCAAAACGACCTAGTTCCCGATCCGACCAACATCAACGCGTGGAACGACAAGCTCGCAACAAAAGCCTCTGCAATCAGTGTCTCTTCGAAACGCAACGCCGAACTTTCGCTCGCTTTCTCGGCCCAAGAACTCGCCCAAATGGCTCCTCTTTCCGGTGCAGCACGACGCAAGATGAAAAAGTTAAAGAAACGTGCCGATCGCGCCGGAGCTGGACTAGTGGGTCAGTTCGAGCATCAGAAGCTGGAAGAGAGCGATGCAGCTTTTGCGAAAAGCGAAATTGAGTTGGTTAAGGGCGTTGGAGGTGGAATGTTTGGTAACTTGGCcaagacgaccaagacTGGCCAAGAGAAGGAGCGCAACACGACAGAGAAGCAGAGAGCAACGGGTAGCATGTTTGATGTGCTGTTGGAAGGGCAAGATATGGATTCggaggagcaagacgaggagcaagagcaagagaaagagaaagcTGTACCAACCGcaggtggtgctgctgctgaggaTGATTACGAAGAAGAGCTCTAG
- a CDS encoding putative anabolic serine and threonine dehydratase precursor: protein MADTASTSSSSAAYLSGPFPSARALTENDVTPSVPPTRSEEKSAPTHLYTDLPPHLMQADNTPDYLRLILNADVYDLVKQTPLQAGVNLSSKLGCQVLLKREDLQPVFSFKLRGAFNMMQQLDSEQKWKGVIACSAGNHAQGVAMAGAHLKIPCTIVMPKGTPEIKTANVKRLGAKVVLFGQDFDEAKAECTRLSKAYGLTIIPPFDHPRVIAGQGTIAVEICRQTDMSQVDAIFCCVGGGGLLAGVAAYIKRIAPPHVKVIGVETFDADALAQSLEAGHRVLLNEVGLFADGTAVRIVGEECFRICRDTVDGVVRVTNDEICAAIKDTFEDTRSIPEPSGALAVAGMKRYIAAHNLQGSGKKFVALVSGANMNFGRLRFVAERAELGENKEALLSVEIAEEPGAFLKLHNHINPRMVTEFSYRYGDSSKAQILLSFMLNGTNARAASASSESQSHASGAVPVPEVVTNTASTGDASISSSSASIDTDVNQLAQSVAPSTLSTSSELASILAALTADGMTPIDLSGDEVSKSHLRYLVGGKTSVANERIFRFEFPERPGALRKFLVGMQSGWNISLFHYRNHGADMGKILLGIQAPKQDEIKFETFLKELGYQYHEETNNPVLRRYLAQ from the coding sequence ATGGCGGACACcgcttcgacgtcgtcgtcttcggcgGCGTACCTTTCGGGACCCTTCCCCTCGGCTCGAGCACTGACCGAGAACGATGTCACACCGTCAGTGCCACCCACTCGGTCAGAGGAGAAATCTGCGCCTACGCATCTCTACACGGATCTGCCGCCTCATCTGATGCAGGCAGACAACACACCCGACTATCTGCGGCTCATCCTCAATGCGGACGTCTACGATCTAGTAAAGCAGACACCGCTACAGGCGGGAGTCAACCTGTCGTCCAAGTTGGGCTGTCAAGTGCTTCTCAAGCGCGAAGATTTGCAGCCCGTGTTCAGCTTCAAGCTGCGTGGTGCGTTCAACAtgatgcagcagctcgattcGGAGCAAAAGTGGAAGGGGGTGATCGCTTGTTCGGCTGGCAACCACGCGCAGGGTGTAGCTATGGCGGGTGCGCATCTCAAGATCCCGTGTACGATTGTGATGCCCAAGGGTACACCGGAGATCAAGACGGCGAATGTCAAGAGGCTGGGTGCCAAAGTGGTGCTGTTCGGACAGGATTTCGATGAGGCCAAGGCAGAGTGTACGCGGCTGTCCAAGGCGTATGGGTTGACGATTATCCCGCCGTTTGATCATCCTCGCGTGATCGCAGGTCAGGGTACGATCGCTGTCGAGATCTGCCGTCAGACAGACATGTCGCAAGTCGACGCTATCTTCTGCTGCGTAGGTGGCGGAGGCTTGCTGGCCGGTGTGGCGGCTTACATTAAACGCATCGCTCCGCCGCATGTCAAGGTGATCGGTGTCGAGACGTTCGATGCGGATGCACTGGCTCAGTCGCTCGAAGCTGGACATCGCGTTCTATTGAATGAAGTCGGGCTTTTCGCCGACGGTACCGCGGTGCGCATCGTGGGCGAGGAATGTTTCCGCATCTGCCGCGATACCGTCGACGGCGTGGTGCGTGTAACGAACGACGAAATCTGCGCCGCTATCAAGGACACGTTTGAAGACACACGCTCTATCCCGGAACCGTCAGGTGCTCTCGCCGTCGCCGGTATGAAGCGCTACATTGCCGCGCACAATCTGCAAGGCTCGGGCAAGAAATTCGtcgcgctcgtctcggGCGCCAACATGAACTTTGggcgcttgcgcttcgtTGCAGAACGTGCCGAGCTAGGCGAAAACAAAGAAGCGCtcttgagcgtcgagatcgcgGAAGAACCGGGCGCGTTCTTGAAGCTGCACAACCATATCAACCCGAGGATGGTGACCGAATTCAGTTATCGATACGGCGATAGCAGCAAGGCACAGATCTTACTGTCATTCATGCTGAACGGCACCAACGCGCGTGCTGCTAGCGCGAGCAGCGAATCGCAATCGCATGCGAGCGGCGCCGTACCTGTACCTGAAGTGGTGACGAATACGGCCTCGACTGGTGAtgcgtcgatctcgtcgtcaagcgcatcgatcGATACAGATGTGAACCAGCTCGCTCAGTCGGTGGCGCCATCGACactgtcgacgtcgagcgaACTCGCGTCGATCCTTGCCGCTCTCACTGCGGACGGCATGACACCGATCGACCTGTCAGGCGACGAAGTGTCCAAGTCGCACCTCCGCTACCTCGTCGGCGGCAAGACGAGCGTCGCCAACGAACGCATTTTCCGCTTCGAGTTTCCGGAACGTCCCGGTGCGCTGCGCAAGTTCTTGGTCGGAATGCAGAGCGGCTGGAACATCAGCTTGTTCCATTACCGAAACCACGGTGCTGACATGGGCAAGATCTTGCTAGGCATCCAAGCGCCGAAACAAGATGAGATCAAGTTTGAAACCTTCCTCAAGGAGCTCGGATACCAGTATCATGAAGAGACCAACAACCCTGTGCTGAGGAGATATCTCGCACAATAA
- a CDS encoding putative tyrosyl-tRNA synthetase: MIRTALARRLSICTRGSIRLTCSGRIAQTFSASACIRHSSTSTACPPSSAACWSKDSSIPDLISELESRNLIAHVTSRSLRSHLSSAPRIVYSGVDPSADSLHVGNLLPLLTLAHFARHRHHPIVLVGGATGSIGDPSGRSTERNALSKDVLHRNVAAITQQVGKFFNHVQEYYAESTGERFAVDNHTEDKEREASRLGMGIRMMNNYEWMKDVSLLDFLGGVGRHARLTQMLARDSVASRLAPATSTGSSSAANGGGGMSYTEFSYQLLQAYDFSFLHTHHACTIQIGGSDQLGNITAGIDLIRRTSSTSLLTDPAYGLTLPLLTTCTGEKFGKSAGNAVWLSRSKTSDWALYQFFVRSSDADVERYLLSLTLLEPQFVKSIMQEHQENKKLRKAQTVLADHMTRLIRGTHAMQRCKLLTELLFSHTRTLGDPLESTRKMLSQLDTSSIGDQDGIVAKLHDEQVVGVDVTKVVTTAGLVKSRAEAKRLLISGGLYINNRQVQQDANTVVSEQDLVRAKSAGGRICLLRAGKSAVKVVFVRQT, translated from the coding sequence ATGATCCGCACCGCGCTTGCTAGGCGTCTGTCTATATGCACTCGTGGCTCGATCCGCCTTACTTGCTCTGGTCGCATCGCACAGACCttttcggcttcggcttgcATACGACACTCTTCTACAAGCACTGCTTGCCCACCCTCCTCCGCAGCCTGTTGGAGCAAGGATAGCTCGATACCGGATCTGATCAGCGAACTCGAGTCGCGCAATCTGATTGCGCATGTGacctcgcgctcgctccgGTCTCACCTCTCGTCGGCACCTCGCATCGTGTATTCGGGCGTCGACCCGTCCGCCGACTCTCTGCACGTGGGGAATCTACTGCCGCTGCTCACGCTGGCGCATTTCGCACGTCACCGCCATCATCCCATCGTACTCGTCGGCGGAGCAAccggcagcatcggcgatcCGAGCGGAAGAAGCACAGAAAGGAATGCACTCAGCAAAGACGTGTTGCATCGTAATGTTGCAGCCATCACGCAGCAGGTTGGCAAGTTTTTCAATCACGTTCAGGAGTACTATGCAGAATCCACCGGAGAAAGGTTTGCAGTAGATAACCACACTGAGGACAAGGAGCGCGAGGCGAGCAGATTGGGTATGGGTATTCGAATGATGAACAACTACGAGTGGATGAAAGACGTTTCGCTGTTGGACTTTCTCGGAGGTGTGGGTAGACATGCAAGGTTGACACAGATGCTGGCAAGGGATTCGGTCGCTTCGCGCCTAGCACCCGCTACTTCTACTGGCTCATCCTCGGCTGCAaatggcggtggtggcatGTCGTACACTGAGTTCTCGTATCAACTTCTTCAGGCGTATGACTTCTCGTTCTTGCACACCCACCATGCGTGTACGATCCAGATCGGCGGATCTGACCAACTGGGAAACATCACTGCTGGAATCGACCTGATACGACGCACCTCATCCACATCATTGCTCACCGACCCCGCATATGGTCTCACTCTGCCGCTACTGACCACGTGCACCGGCGAAAAGTTTGGCAAATCAGCGGGCAACGCCGTCTGGCTCTCTCGGTCGAAAACCTCGGATTGGGCGTTGTACCAGTTCTTCGTACGCTCATCCGACGCCGATGTCGAGCGCTACCTTCTCTCGCTCACCCTGCTCGAACCACAGTTTGTCAAGTCGATCATGCAGGAGCACCAAGAAAACAAGAAACTCCGAAAGGCGCAGACCGTACTCGCCGATCACATGACGCGCTTAATCAGAGGTACGCACGCCATGCAACGCTGCAAGTTGCTCACCGAGCTCCTGTTCAGCCACACCAGAACACTCGGCGATCCGCTCGAGTCTACGCGCAAAATGCTTTCGCAACTAGACACATCCAGTATCGGTGACCAAGACGGGATCGTGGCCAAGCTGCATGACGAGCAGGTGGTCGGCGTCGACGTAACCAAGGTCGTAACAACAGCTGGCTTGGTCAAGAGCAGAGCCGAAGCAAAACGCCTCTTGATCAGCGGCGGGCTCTACATAAACAATCGACAGGTTCAACAAGACGCCAACACTGTGGTAAGCGAGCAAGACCTGGTGCGCGCCAAGAGCGCAGGCGGAAGGATATGTTTGTTGAGGGCCGGAAAGTCGGCTGTCAAAGTGGTGTTTGTGCGTCAAACTTGA